From the Achromobacter xylosoxidans A8 genome, the window CGCTGATGGTCCTCATCGGGCTGGGGGCAATCTACGGCGGGACCGACTATCACATCGGCTCCCTGAGCCACATGGGACCCGGCTTTTTCCCTGCGGCGCTCGGCGGTCTGCTGGCGCTGACCGGCGTGCTGATCGCTATCTCGGCGCGCTCGGGCGAATCGTCCGCGCCGCCACCCGGCGACGGCCACGGCCATGGACTGCCGGATTTCCGCGGCGGCGCCTGCATCCTGCTGGGCATCCTGGCTTTCCTGCTGCTGGGCCATTACGGCGGCTTGCTGCCCGCCACGTTCGCCATCGTATTCATTTCTGCGCTGGGCGACCGCAAGAACACGATCAAGCAGGCCATCCTGCTTTCGGTCGCCATGACCGCCATCGCGGTCGTCGTCTTCTGGTGGGCGCTGCAGCTGCAGCTTCCGCTGTTTCGCTGGGGTTGAAGCGCCATGATTTCGCAATCCTTGATGGACCTCTGGTACGGCTTCGGCGTTGCCTTCCAGTGGCATAACCTGATGTGGTCGTTCTTCGGCGTGCTGGTGGGCAACCTCATCGGCGTGCTGCCCGGCATGGGCGCGCTGTCAGCCATTTCCATTCTGCTGCCGCTGACCTACGTGATGCATCCAGTGCCCGCCATCCTGATGCTGGCCGGCATTTTCTATGGTTCGCAGTACGGCGGCGCCATTGGCGCGATCCTGCTGAATCTGCCTTCGCATCCGCCGCACGCGGTCACCTGCCTGGACGGCTATCCGCTGACCAAGCAGGGCAAGGGCGGAACAGCGTTGGGCATCACGATGATCTGTTCGTTCTTCGCCGCATCGGTGGGGATCATCGTCATGATCTTCGCCTCGCCGCTGCTGGTGGAAGTCGCGTTCAAGTTCGGTCCGACCGAGATTTTCTCGATCATGCTGCTGGGTCTGCTGGCAGGCGCCACGATGTCGCGCGGCTCGCCGCTCAAGGGCGTGGCAATGACCTTGTTCGGCCTGATGTGCGGCGTGGTGGGCACGGACGTGAACACCGGCACCATCCGCTTCTCCTTCGGTCTGCTGGACCTGTCCGACGGCCTGGAACTGGTGGCGATTTCGATGGGCCTGTTCGGCGTGGCCGACTTCCTGATGAGCGTCAACCGCATGACCATCA encodes:
- a CDS encoding tripartite tricarboxylate transporter TctB family protein, whose amino-acid sequence is MVLIGLGAIYGGTDYHIGSLSHMGPGFFPAALGGLLALTGVLIAISARSGESSAPPPGDGHGHGLPDFRGGACILLGILAFLLLGHYGGLLPATFAIVFISALGDRKNTIKQAILLSVAMTAIAVVVFWWALQLQLPLFRWG